The following proteins are encoded in a genomic region of Sorangiineae bacterium MSr12523:
- a CDS encoding RHS domain-containing protein codes for MTKLVDRRGYSFHYSYDSRGRCVHSTAEDGVEEVKLEYLEGATIVTLADGGEWVYEHHDGYLSRIIDPYGGEHRRELDDAGQLCAETDEAGRRFEIVRDHTGKGVGRRDSVGHIWAMGESPSEPDAYIAVNAREWEYGALLPEEHGLPIRRYLEVDRLPAHVVNALTPPPTGQMSVDFAERWKETPVQDLQGLPLRTERLDGTRRSWSYDESANRTRFTDADGSSWRWTFTSWNRIHQITNPLGITTELTHSPRLLISRVADPSGMTSEYAYDLKNRLTGVRRNGVVRETYAYDASNELVEKVDGRGKWLLRFQREDEGRLVKLQTATGERHELVYDTARRLSRGTAESPDGKKDTYGFDYDIWGRRTRDHRNAVGVERRFVSDQLAEIRVLGKFLTRYSRNQRNTVQVIDPTGAQHTVQTCHGGVLRRRMSNGMTEVSQYHPNGYCLAKIAYTQQEQRWSRFYERSSEGDVHAIHDSARGIHRFSYDAAHRLVGETLPSGETHAFKYSHGGTLLESPTLRGATVSGQKLYDANGSRLEYDHRDALCARHTPSGTFRLTHDARDQLVSMTGPGFGQWSARYDMLGRRIESTFNGKSTSFYWDSDRLAAEILPDKRLRIYIYIDDLALVPMMFVDYASVDADPKSGTRYFIFANHLGTPEVIQDDTGNVVWRARYEAYGTAHIEIGQDFHQPLRWPGHYFDAPTGLHYVRFRYYSPELGLFLESDPQGIRGGFNLHAYASGNPLRHVDVQGLSSNPCPDPKDPNQQQTPPVKESSQTENAPDAKAPKRPRRQELDGYPPYDPATVAMASRLAGALRNANLTHPPGAVCVIRHKDGSVSVGMSGSVAGQRAARAAIEPELANMKRDGTITGARIGKEQFRTDLGKRADNGDLARPSCAEPRAGDAAMRHPDSPPESMGTVSVPRPGEKKFKPEYADSRDPSQQAMCPCESCGDRGRVIMGQDKPIL; via the coding sequence ATGACCAAATTGGTCGACCGCCGCGGCTACTCCTTCCATTATTCCTACGACAGCCGCGGCCGCTGCGTCCACTCCACCGCCGAAGACGGCGTCGAAGAAGTCAAACTCGAATACCTCGAAGGCGCCACCATCGTCACCCTCGCCGACGGCGGCGAATGGGTCTACGAGCACCACGACGGCTATCTCTCCCGAATCATCGACCCCTACGGCGGCGAACACCGCCGCGAACTCGACGACGCCGGCCAACTTTGCGCCGAAACCGACGAAGCGGGCCGCCGTTTCGAGATTGTGCGCGATCACACCGGCAAGGGCGTCGGCCGCCGCGATTCTGTTGGGCACATCTGGGCGATGGGAGAATCCCCCAGCGAGCCGGACGCGTACATCGCGGTCAATGCTCGTGAGTGGGAATATGGCGCCCTTCTGCCTGAGGAGCACGGATTACCAATTCGACGTTACCTCGAAGTCGATCGGCTTCCGGCGCACGTTGTTAATGCGTTGACGCCCCCACCAACCGGACAAATGTCCGTGGACTTCGCAGAGCGATGGAAGGAAACCCCCGTCCAGGATTTGCAAGGACTGCCACTAAGGACCGAACGACTCGACGGTACACGTCGCTCTTGGTCATACGATGAGTCCGCGAATCGAACGCGATTCACCGATGCCGACGGTTCGTCATGGCGTTGGACTTTTACCTCCTGGAATCGCATTCATCAGATAACGAATCCACTCGGTATCACGACCGAGTTGACCCATTCACCCCGTCTCTTGATCTCCCGCGTCGCCGACCCGAGCGGCATGACGAGCGAGTACGCGTATGATCTGAAAAATCGGCTCACGGGTGTCCGTCGAAATGGTGTCGTTCGTGAAACTTACGCATACGACGCCAGCAACGAACTAGTGGAGAAGGTCGACGGCCGTGGAAAGTGGCTCCTTCGCTTCCAACGTGAAGATGAGGGACGGCTCGTCAAGCTCCAGACGGCGACCGGCGAGCGGCACGAGCTGGTCTACGACACCGCGCGCCGTCTGTCGCGGGGCACTGCCGAGAGCCCGGACGGGAAGAAAGATACCTACGGTTTCGACTACGACATTTGGGGTCGTCGCACGCGCGACCACCGCAACGCTGTCGGCGTCGAGCGACGCTTCGTCTCGGATCAGCTCGCAGAAATTCGGGTACTCGGAAAGTTCCTAACCCGTTATTCACGAAATCAGCGCAACACCGTACAGGTCATCGACCCCACCGGCGCGCAGCATACCGTGCAAACATGCCACGGTGGTGTCCTCCGTCGCAGAATGTCGAACGGCATGACGGAGGTGAGTCAGTATCATCCCAATGGCTACTGTCTCGCCAAGATCGCTTATACTCAGCAAGAGCAACGCTGGTCGCGCTTCTACGAACGCTCCTCCGAAGGGGACGTCCACGCTATCCACGATAGCGCCCGCGGCATCCATCGTTTCTCATACGATGCGGCGCATCGACTCGTCGGTGAAACCCTTCCAAGCGGCGAAACGCACGCTTTCAAGTACTCGCACGGCGGCACGCTCCTCGAATCGCCGACCCTCCGCGGCGCCACCGTGAGTGGCCAAAAGCTCTACGACGCCAACGGCAGCCGCCTGGAATACGATCATCGCGACGCGCTTTGCGCCCGTCACACTCCTTCCGGCACATTTCGACTGACGCACGACGCGCGCGATCAGCTCGTTTCCATGACCGGACCAGGTTTTGGGCAATGGTCCGCTCGATACGACATGCTCGGTCGCCGTATCGAGAGCACATTCAACGGCAAATCCACGAGCTTCTATTGGGACTCCGACCGCCTCGCCGCCGAAATCCTGCCTGACAAGCGTCTACGCATTTACATCTACATCGACGACCTGGCCTTGGTCCCGATGATGTTCGTCGACTACGCAAGCGTCGACGCCGACCCCAAGAGCGGCACCCGTTACTTCATATTCGCCAATCACCTGGGGACCCCCGAGGTCATCCAAGACGACACCGGCAACGTCGTCTGGCGCGCTCGCTACGAAGCTTACGGCACCGCCCACATCGAAATCGGCCAAGACTTTCACCAGCCCCTGCGTTGGCCCGGCCACTACTTCGACGCCCCTACAGGGCTCCATTACGTCCGTTTCCGTTATTACAGCCCCGAGCTCGGCCTCTTTCTCGAGTCCGACCCACAGGGCATCCGCGGCGGCTTCAACCTCCACGCCTATGCATCGGGCAACCCGCTCCGCCACGTCGACGTGCAGGGGCTAAGCAGCAATCCGTGTCCCGATCCAAAGGATCCAAATCAGCAGCAGACGCCCCCCGTTAAGGAGAGCTCCCAAACGGAGAATGCTCCGGATGCAAAGGCGCCAAAGCGTCCGAGGCGGCAAGAGTTAGATGGCTACCCACCGTACGATCCCGCGACGGTCGCGATGGCGTCCCGCCTCGCCGGTGCGCTCCGAAACGCCAACCTAACGCACCCGCCCGGTGCTGTTTGCGTCATACGCCATAAGGATGGAAGCGTCAGCGTGGGAATGTCCGGAAGCGTAGCAGGCCAACGAGCTGCTCGAGCCGCAATCGAGCCTGAGCTTGCAAATATGAAACGAGACGGGACGATAACGGGGGCGAGAATCGGAAAAGAGCAGTTCCGAACAGATCTTGGCAAGAGGGCCGACAACGGCGATCTCGCGCGTCCTAGCTGCGCCGAGCCGCGGGCGGGTGACGCTGCAATGCGACATCCTGATTCCCCCCCTGAATCGATGGGTACGGTCTCTGTTCCACGACCAGGCGAGAAGAAATTCAAGCCCGAGTACGCCGATTCGCGCGATCCCTCGCAGCAGGCGATGTGCCCGTGTGAGAGCTGCGGCGACCGCGGACGGGTAATTATGGGCCAAGATAAGCCAATATTGTGA
- a CDS encoding class I SAM-dependent methyltransferase: MMYAARNTEQILQTLRCGGEVEDEDFDAYLPPGPRLASRQYWTPVAVASLAAQWLSRAGARHVLDVGSGCGKLCVVGAIVSELAFVGLEHRLNLVRIARKLAHRFGVDDRATFRHGALVDVPFEEFDALYFYNPFGENVFAEAEHLDTNVALTPERFQDDIRLMEAVLERMPVGSRIVSYHGFGGRIPDAYELTCSERARTGTLRLWTKMRRQAQGCYWVERENTAAFRDAQDQEALSAARRPVDAIKDNVGVLAEKYVYPSQ; this comes from the coding sequence ATGATGTACGCCGCCCGCAACACCGAGCAGATCCTGCAAACGCTGCGCTGTGGCGGCGAGGTCGAAGACGAGGACTTCGACGCCTATTTGCCGCCGGGGCCGCGCCTGGCGTCGCGGCAGTATTGGACGCCGGTGGCGGTGGCCAGCTTGGCGGCGCAGTGGCTCTCTCGAGCGGGCGCGCGGCACGTGCTCGATGTGGGGTCCGGCTGCGGGAAGCTTTGTGTCGTCGGGGCGATCGTGAGCGAGCTCGCGTTCGTGGGGCTCGAGCATCGGCTGAACTTGGTGCGCATTGCACGCAAGTTGGCGCATCGCTTTGGCGTCGATGACCGGGCGACGTTTCGGCATGGGGCGCTGGTGGATGTGCCCTTCGAAGAGTTCGACGCCCTTTATTTCTACAATCCATTTGGCGAGAACGTCTTTGCCGAGGCGGAGCATCTCGATACCAATGTGGCGCTGACGCCGGAGCGGTTTCAAGACGATATTCGGCTGATGGAAGCGGTGCTCGAAAGGATGCCCGTGGGTTCGCGCATCGTCAGCTACCACGGTTTTGGCGGGCGCATTCCCGATGCCTACGAGCTCACGTGCAGTGAGCGGGCTCGGACGGGAACGTTGCGGCTCTGGACCAAGATGCGGCGGCAGGCGCAAGGCTGCTATTGGGTCGAGCGAGAGAACACGGCCGCGTTCCGAGATGCGCAGGATCAAGAGGCGCTTTCGGCCGCGAGGCGACCAGTCGATGCCATCAAGGACAACGTCGGGGTGCTTGCGGAGAAGTACGTCTATCCATCGCAGTAA
- a CDS encoding HNH endonuclease, whose translation MKLADLSNAEVLSGLHALVGQGRVLLARLLAYLGEVEERRLDLEAAYSSLFDYCVRKLAMSEDEAWRRVTASRLVRRFPRILGMLERGEVHLTALLLLREHLTDENHEELLHAISTKTKAQVQQLLATRFPKPDAPSRVRPLSQDRYEVQFTATAELKEKIEHTTNLMRHANPSGELSVLVERALDLLIATLEKSRLGKTERPVTAPPGQSTRPGYVRRAVRRKVFERDGMQCTFVDETGQRCESRTFLELDHRKPRARGGSDEASNIRVRCKRHNGWSAERDFGRNFIDKRKAEHPRQRVHESDIALRALIGMGFKVHQVRHALGIIEKRPHGRPPSIEGVLREALLLLTR comes from the coding sequence ATGAAACTCGCAGATCTCTCGAATGCCGAGGTGCTATCGGGTCTTCATGCATTGGTCGGTCAAGGACGCGTTCTGCTCGCGCGATTACTGGCCTATCTCGGCGAGGTCGAAGAGCGACGCCTGGATCTAGAGGCAGCGTACTCCTCGCTATTCGACTATTGCGTTCGCAAACTCGCCATGAGCGAAGACGAAGCATGGCGCCGCGTCACCGCCTCACGTCTCGTACGACGATTCCCGCGAATATTGGGCATGCTCGAACGCGGCGAGGTCCACCTGACCGCGCTTCTTCTTCTGCGTGAGCACCTGACGGACGAGAATCACGAAGAGCTTTTGCATGCGATATCCACGAAGACCAAGGCCCAGGTCCAGCAGCTCCTCGCCACGCGTTTTCCAAAGCCCGACGCGCCTTCGCGGGTCCGGCCTTTGTCCCAGGACCGGTACGAGGTTCAATTCACCGCCACCGCCGAACTGAAAGAGAAAATCGAACATACCACGAACCTGATGCGCCACGCGAACCCAAGCGGCGAACTCTCGGTCCTCGTGGAACGAGCGCTCGATTTGCTCATTGCCACTCTCGAGAAGTCACGACTCGGTAAAACGGAGCGTCCCGTTACCGCACCTCCTGGTCAGAGTACGCGACCAGGCTACGTAAGGAGAGCCGTTCGCCGCAAGGTATTCGAGCGCGACGGCATGCAATGCACCTTCGTCGACGAAACCGGCCAACGTTGCGAATCGCGGACATTCCTCGAGCTCGACCACCGAAAACCCCGCGCCCGCGGCGGCTCCGACGAGGCGAGCAACATTCGAGTTCGTTGCAAACGTCACAACGGGTGGTCGGCCGAACGCGACTTCGGTCGCAACTTCATCGACAAGAGAAAAGCTGAGCACCCGCGCCAGCGCGTTCACGAATCCGACATAGCGCTCCGCGCACTGATCGGCATGGGATTCAAAGTGCACCAGGTGCGCCACGCACTTGGCATCATCGAGAAACGCCCACACGGGCGGCCACCCTCGATCGAGGGCGTCTTGCGCGAGGCACTGTTGCTTCTGACGCGGTGA
- a CDS encoding SMI1/KNR4 family protein yields the protein MIEKFIAYASSYNPTFEHSIRGASPAEIQHAETLVGRPLPEYYRRYLIRMGHDDAGLKPVDDGAIKIENLIRYYTDSASSSDPLVVPPDCIIIANPVVFDVCLYCGGGSEPTVYHTEADTLYQLYAESLEKLLFQYAFRKYRMPLYPHTVSLGAPMGEDIPKLLKPAGEFAERMGFQRQWFSDSVRFCGETTNAAISMVEYEQEPGLGIRIDGTDRAELELLETKFRKHFDEIVR from the coding sequence ATGATCGAAAAATTCATCGCGTACGCATCATCATACAATCCTACGTTCGAGCATTCGATCAGGGGCGCTTCTCCTGCCGAGATTCAACATGCGGAGACTCTCGTCGGCCGTCCTTTGCCAGAATACTACCGGAGATATCTGATACGCATGGGCCATGACGATGCGGGCCTGAAACCCGTAGATGATGGGGCCATAAAGATTGAAAATCTGATCAGGTATTACACGGACTCCGCCAGCTCGAGTGACCCTCTTGTAGTGCCACCCGACTGCATCATTATTGCAAATCCAGTCGTGTTCGACGTGTGTCTTTACTGCGGTGGTGGGAGCGAACCAACCGTCTATCACACGGAGGCGGATACTCTCTATCAACTGTATGCAGAAAGCTTGGAAAAGCTGCTGTTTCAGTACGCCTTTCGAAAATACCGCATGCCATTGTACCCACACACGGTTTCACTTGGTGCTCCTATGGGAGAGGACATTCCCAAGCTACTGAAACCCGCAGGCGAATTTGCCGAACGTATGGGATTTCAGCGCCAATGGTTCTCGGATTCCGTGAGGTTCTGCGGCGAAACGACGAACGCCGCCATCAGTATGGTGGAGTATGAGCAGGAGCCCGGCCTTGGAATTCGCATCGATGGGACAGATCGGGCCGAGTTGGAATTGCTTGAAACGAAGTTTCGCAAGCACTTCGACGAAATTGTTCGGTAA
- a CDS encoding SMI1/KNR4 family protein, with product MIEEFIAYASAYNPVFAASIRGATPLQLAELERLVGRPLPAYYKEFLSRMGQDDVGLSAAEDATMAVDGIIDYYRNYIVPGERTIPPNCIVIGAYSQVMDVSLHCVGDDEPRVYFTEDHLYQPWADSLEKLLFRTAFQKFRGRQFSHELNIGPEKDLGRRRLLASASELAERLGFQRERFSDSVAFCGEHKVGAVQILQTDDAPIGIRLYGNNLNELEPIAAKFGAELGLITPADRGSRSR from the coding sequence ATGATCGAAGAATTTATCGCATACGCATCCGCTTACAATCCCGTGTTCGCTGCTAGTATTCGGGGGGCTACCCCACTTCAGCTCGCGGAGCTCGAACGTTTGGTTGGCCGGCCATTGCCTGCGTACTACAAGGAATTTCTGAGTCGTATGGGGCAGGATGATGTAGGCCTTTCCGCCGCCGAAGACGCTACCATGGCTGTTGATGGTATAATTGATTATTATCGAAATTATATCGTTCCCGGAGAACGAACCATTCCGCCGAACTGCATCGTCATTGGCGCCTATTCTCAGGTAATGGACGTCAGCTTGCACTGTGTCGGTGACGACGAGCCCCGGGTGTACTTCACGGAGGATCATCTCTATCAGCCGTGGGCAGATTCTCTCGAGAAACTGTTGTTCCGTACCGCGTTCCAAAAATTTCGGGGTCGGCAATTTTCTCACGAGTTGAACATCGGGCCGGAGAAGGACCTCGGACGCAGAAGGCTACTCGCATCCGCGAGCGAGCTTGCCGAAAGACTCGGCTTTCAGCGCGAGCGTTTTTCGGATTCAGTTGCATTTTGCGGCGAGCATAAAGTCGGCGCCGTGCAAATACTCCAAACGGATGATGCCCCGATAGGGATTCGTCTGTATGGGAACAACCTGAACGAACTCGAGCCCATCGCTGCGAAGTTTGGCGCCGAACTCGGCCTAATTACACCAGCGGACCGCGGCTCTCGCAGTAGATGA